The following coding sequences lie in one Takifugu flavidus isolate HTHZ2018 chromosome 4, ASM371156v2, whole genome shotgun sequence genomic window:
- the slmapa gene encoding sarcolemma associated protein a isoform X6, translating into MPSALAVFACRPNSHPFQERHVYLDEPVKIGRSVARCRPAQNNATFDCKVLSRNHALVWFDHKTGKFYLQDTKSSNGTFINSQRLSRGSEESPPCEVLSGDIIQFGVDVTENTRKVTHGCIVSAIKLFLPDGNEARRRSDVIQPPLPLPIDKVAANTPSMYSQELFQLSQYLQEALHREQMLEQKLATLQRLLANTQEASESSWQALIDEDRLLSRLEVMGSQLQAYSKSQTEDGIRKELLALQEDKHNYETTAKESLRRVLQEKIEVVRKLAEVERSLSNTEDECTHLKEMSERGQEELRELANKYNAAVNEIKELTDKIKAAEGRQEELTQRGAKEKRELELRIEEMEEKEQVLQARIEALQADNDFTNERLAALQVRLEQLQEKSIKENNSLDDDIVSHGVVEEPVKDEQSLQTPETQREDGDDEDEDTDTDDAVKQLKESVSSSIHKLANFDEMLDVHLQNNQRAEDDILGSPDHLQGTQIDAKESDMSDTLSPSKDRSSDDTSDGNMEDQELNEPQNRVALLKAELHRAGLEPGDTEQVIHHLHRELLEAQEMANTGKQRCLELQALLEEERRSNCQQTEESTKQIQYLQSQLGKLQADMEALREQRESTICTTREELYSAQEEILVLRHAMEAATVEREQDIAALQADLGSVRSELEHWRSTAAKYGEEIGRLQEAFRQQQQHQNTATQLQVECGELQQRCACLQQECDGLRSERTALSDKLLRLETELSSTKEHSQVLSSNLVSLEKREEVLQDKLGSLENQHVQDASRLRTQLDQAQAHTHTLQKEYEDTQSQLLALRQRYERTEKEKLSIHQQLEQCKSSLKLLQDKTGSSGWSSWMPVIAVMVAVTAAVLYPNFSKSSAT; encoded by the exons ATGCCTTCTGCGCTGGCCGTGTTCGCCTGCCGACCCAACTCGCACCCGTTCCAGGAGCGACACGTGTACCTGGATGAGCCGGTCAAGATTGGCAGGTCCGTGGCTCGGTGTCGTCCAGCCCAGAACAATGCCACCTTTGACTGCAAGGTGCTGTCCAGGAATCATGCACTTGTCTGGTTCGACCACAAAACTGGCAAG TTCTACCTGCAGGACACTAAAAGCAGCAATGGAACCTTCATCAACAGCCAGAGGTTGAGCCGTGGCTCAGAGGAGAGTCCTCCCTGTGAAGTGCTGTCTGGAGACATCATTCAGTTTGGTGTAGACGTTACTGAGAACACACGTAAAG TTACTCATGGCTGCATCGTATCTGCAATCAAACTCTTCTTACCTGATGGAAATGAGGCGCGCAGACGAAGCGA TGTCATCCAGCCTCCCCTGCCACTGCCTATCGACAAG GTTGCTGCAAACACTCCCAGTATGTACTCTCAGGAACTGTTCCAGCTGTCCCAGTACCTGCAG GAAGCCTTACACAgagagcagatgttggagcAGAAGCTAGCGACTCTGCAGCGTCTTTTGGCTAACACTCAGGAGGCCTCAGAGAGCAGCTGGCAG GCCTTGATCGATGAAGACCGTCTGCTTTCCAGACTGGAAGTGATGGGCAGTCAGCTGCAGGCGTATTCTAAG TCCCAAACGGAGGATGGAATTCGTAAAGAACTCTTGGCTCTTCAGGAAGACAAACACAACTATGAGACAACTGCAAAGGAGTCTCTGAGGAGAGTTTTGCAGGAAAAGATTGAGGTGGTCCGAAAGCTTGCTGAGGTGGAG CGGTCTCTCAGCAACACGGAGGATGAGTGCACCCACCTGAAGGAGATGTCTGAAAGGGgccaggaggagctcagggagcTGGCCAACAAATATAATGCTGCAGTCAATGAGATCAAAGAGCTCACCGACAAAATTAAG gcagcagagggCCGGCAGGAGGAGCTGACCCAGCGGGGGGCGAAGGAGAAGAGGGAGTTGGAGTTACGGAttgaggagatggaggaaaaagagcaGGTTCTTCAGGCTCGCATCGAAGCTCTGCAGGCCGACAACGACTTCACCAATGAGCGGCTGGCTGCGCTGCAgg TGCGGttagagcagctgcaggaaaaaagcaTAAAAGAGAACAACAGCCTGG atGACGACATTGTCTCTCACGGAGTTGTAGAGGAGCCTGTGAAGGATGAACAGAGTCTTCAGACCCCTGAGACCCAGagggaggatggtgatgatgaagatgaggacacagacacagatgatg CTGTGAAACAGTTGAAGGAGAGTGTGAGTTCATCGATCCACAAACTGGCCAACTTTGATG aaaTGTTGGACGTACATTTACAGAACAACCAAAGGGCAGAAGACGACATCCTGGGCAGCCCTGATCATCTCCAAG GAACTCAGATTGACGCCAAAGAGTCGGATATGTCAGACACTCTGAGTCCCAGCAAAGACCGCAGCAGTGATGATACATCGG ATGGAAATATGGAGGACCAGGAGCTCAATGAACCACAGAACAGAGTAGCTTTGCTCAAAG CTGAGCTGCACCGGGCCGGTCTTGAGCCGGGAGACAcagagcaggtcatccaccatCTCCatagagaacttctggaggccCAGGAGATGGCCAACACTGGCAAACAGAGATGTCTGGAGTTACAAG CCCTgctagaggaggagaggagaagtaacTGCCAGCAGACTGAAGAGTCCACCAAGCAGATCCAGTACCTGCAGA GTCAGCTCGGAAAGCTGCAGGCGGATATGGAAGCTCtcagggagcagagggagagcacCATCTGCACCACCCGAGAGGAACTTTACTCCGCCCAAGAAGAG ATTCTTGTTTTGCGGCACGCCATGGAGGCTGCCACTGTGGAGCGCGAGCAGGATATAGCCGCCCTGCAGGCTGACCTGGGCTCCGTCAGATCCGAGTTGGAGCACTGGAGGAGCACAGCTGCGAAGTACGGGGAGGAGATAGGTCGTCTGCAGGAGGctttcaggcagcagcagcagcaccagaacacTGCCACCCAGCTGCAGG TGGAGTgtggtgagctgcagcagcggtgTGCCTGCTTGCAGCAGGAATGTGACGGCCTGAGAAGTGAAAGAACGGCTCTTTCAGACAAACTGCTGCGCCTGGAGACTGAACTCAGCAG CACCAAAGAGCACAGTCAAGTCCTCAGCAGCAATTTGGTGTCcctggagaaaagggaggaagtcCTGCAGGACAAGCTGGGTTCTCTAGAAAATCAACACGTGCAGGACGCCAGCAGGTTGAGGACccagctggaccaggctcaggcccacacacacacattacagaaGGAG taTGAAGACACACAGTCACAGCTTTTGGCGCTTCGTCAGCGTTACGAGAGGacggagaaggagaagctgagcatccaccagcagctggaacagtgcaaaagcagcctgaagctgctgcaggacaagaCCGGCTCT AGTggctggagctcctggatgcCGGTCATCGCAGTGATGGTCGCCGTGACGGCAGCTGTGCTCTATCCCAACTTCTCCAAGAGCAGCGCCACCtag
- the slmapa gene encoding sarcolemma associated protein a isoform X4, translating into MPSALAVFACRPNSHPFQERHVYLDEPVKIGRSVARCRPAQNNATFDCKVLSRNHALVWFDHKTGKFYLQDTKSSNGTFINSQRLSRGSEESPPCEVLSGDIIQFGVDVTENTRKVTHGCIVSAIKLFLPDGNEARRRSDVIQPPLPLPIDKVAANTPSMYSQELFQLSQYLQEALHREQMLEQKLATLQRLLANTQEASESSWQALIDEDRLLSRLEVMGSQLQAYSKSQTEDGIRKELLALQEDKHNYETTAKESLRRVLQEKIEVVRKLAEVERSLSNTEDECTHLKEMSERGQEELRELANKYNAAVNEIKELTDKIKAAEGRQEELTQRGAKEKRELELRIEEMEEKEQVLQARIEALQADNDFTNERLAALQVRLEQLQEKSIKENNSLDDDIVSHGVVEEPVKDEQSLQTPETQREDGDDEDEDTDTDDGAVGHDEDIDAVKQLKESVSSSIHKLANFDEMLDVHLQNNQRAEDDILGSPDHLQGTQIDAKESDMSDTLSPSKDRSSDDTSDGNMEDQELNEPQNRVALLKAELHRAGLEPGDTEQVIHHLHRELLEAQEMANTGKQRCLELQALLEEERRSNCQQTEESTKQIQYLQSQLGKLQADMEALREQRESTICTTREELYSAQEEILVLRHAMEAATVEREQDIAALQADLGSVRSELEHWRSTAAKYGEEIGRLQEAFRQQQQHQNTATQLQVECGELQQRCACLQQECDGLRSERTALSDKLLRLETELSSTKEHSQVLSSNLVSLEKREEVLQDKLGSLENQHVQDASRLRTQLDQAQAHTHTLQKEYEDTQSQLLALRQRYERTEKEKLSIHQQLEQCKSSLKLLQDKTGSSGWSSWMPVIAVMVAVTAAVLYPNFSKSSAT; encoded by the exons ATGCCTTCTGCGCTGGCCGTGTTCGCCTGCCGACCCAACTCGCACCCGTTCCAGGAGCGACACGTGTACCTGGATGAGCCGGTCAAGATTGGCAGGTCCGTGGCTCGGTGTCGTCCAGCCCAGAACAATGCCACCTTTGACTGCAAGGTGCTGTCCAGGAATCATGCACTTGTCTGGTTCGACCACAAAACTGGCAAG TTCTACCTGCAGGACACTAAAAGCAGCAATGGAACCTTCATCAACAGCCAGAGGTTGAGCCGTGGCTCAGAGGAGAGTCCTCCCTGTGAAGTGCTGTCTGGAGACATCATTCAGTTTGGTGTAGACGTTACTGAGAACACACGTAAAG TTACTCATGGCTGCATCGTATCTGCAATCAAACTCTTCTTACCTGATGGAAATGAGGCGCGCAGACGAAGCGA TGTCATCCAGCCTCCCCTGCCACTGCCTATCGACAAG GTTGCTGCAAACACTCCCAGTATGTACTCTCAGGAACTGTTCCAGCTGTCCCAGTACCTGCAG GAAGCCTTACACAgagagcagatgttggagcAGAAGCTAGCGACTCTGCAGCGTCTTTTGGCTAACACTCAGGAGGCCTCAGAGAGCAGCTGGCAG GCCTTGATCGATGAAGACCGTCTGCTTTCCAGACTGGAAGTGATGGGCAGTCAGCTGCAGGCGTATTCTAAG TCCCAAACGGAGGATGGAATTCGTAAAGAACTCTTGGCTCTTCAGGAAGACAAACACAACTATGAGACAACTGCAAAGGAGTCTCTGAGGAGAGTTTTGCAGGAAAAGATTGAGGTGGTCCGAAAGCTTGCTGAGGTGGAG CGGTCTCTCAGCAACACGGAGGATGAGTGCACCCACCTGAAGGAGATGTCTGAAAGGGgccaggaggagctcagggagcTGGCCAACAAATATAATGCTGCAGTCAATGAGATCAAAGAGCTCACCGACAAAATTAAG gcagcagagggCCGGCAGGAGGAGCTGACCCAGCGGGGGGCGAAGGAGAAGAGGGAGTTGGAGTTACGGAttgaggagatggaggaaaaagagcaGGTTCTTCAGGCTCGCATCGAAGCTCTGCAGGCCGACAACGACTTCACCAATGAGCGGCTGGCTGCGCTGCAgg TGCGGttagagcagctgcaggaaaaaagcaTAAAAGAGAACAACAGCCTGG atGACGACATTGTCTCTCACGGAGTTGTAGAGGAGCCTGTGAAGGATGAACAGAGTCTTCAGACCCCTGAGACCCAGagggaggatggtgatgatgaagatgaggacacagacacagatgatgGTGCAGTTGGTCATGATGAAGATATTGATG CTGTGAAACAGTTGAAGGAGAGTGTGAGTTCATCGATCCACAAACTGGCCAACTTTGATG aaaTGTTGGACGTACATTTACAGAACAACCAAAGGGCAGAAGACGACATCCTGGGCAGCCCTGATCATCTCCAAG GAACTCAGATTGACGCCAAAGAGTCGGATATGTCAGACACTCTGAGTCCCAGCAAAGACCGCAGCAGTGATGATACATCGG ATGGAAATATGGAGGACCAGGAGCTCAATGAACCACAGAACAGAGTAGCTTTGCTCAAAG CTGAGCTGCACCGGGCCGGTCTTGAGCCGGGAGACAcagagcaggtcatccaccatCTCCatagagaacttctggaggccCAGGAGATGGCCAACACTGGCAAACAGAGATGTCTGGAGTTACAAG CCCTgctagaggaggagaggagaagtaacTGCCAGCAGACTGAAGAGTCCACCAAGCAGATCCAGTACCTGCAGA GTCAGCTCGGAAAGCTGCAGGCGGATATGGAAGCTCtcagggagcagagggagagcacCATCTGCACCACCCGAGAGGAACTTTACTCCGCCCAAGAAGAG ATTCTTGTTTTGCGGCACGCCATGGAGGCTGCCACTGTGGAGCGCGAGCAGGATATAGCCGCCCTGCAGGCTGACCTGGGCTCCGTCAGATCCGAGTTGGAGCACTGGAGGAGCACAGCTGCGAAGTACGGGGAGGAGATAGGTCGTCTGCAGGAGGctttcaggcagcagcagcagcaccagaacacTGCCACCCAGCTGCAGG TGGAGTgtggtgagctgcagcagcggtgTGCCTGCTTGCAGCAGGAATGTGACGGCCTGAGAAGTGAAAGAACGGCTCTTTCAGACAAACTGCTGCGCCTGGAGACTGAACTCAGCAG CACCAAAGAGCACAGTCAAGTCCTCAGCAGCAATTTGGTGTCcctggagaaaagggaggaagtcCTGCAGGACAAGCTGGGTTCTCTAGAAAATCAACACGTGCAGGACGCCAGCAGGTTGAGGACccagctggaccaggctcaggcccacacacacacattacagaaGGAG taTGAAGACACACAGTCACAGCTTTTGGCGCTTCGTCAGCGTTACGAGAGGacggagaaggagaagctgagcatccaccagcagctggaacagtgcaaaagcagcctgaagctgctgcaggacaagaCCGGCTCT AGTggctggagctcctggatgcCGGTCATCGCAGTGATGGTCGCCGTGACGGCAGCTGTGCTCTATCCCAACTTCTCCAAGAGCAGCGCCACCtag
- the slmapa gene encoding sarcolemma associated protein a isoform X3 has translation MPSALAVFACRPNSHPFQERHVYLDEPVKIGRSVARCRPAQNNATFDCKVLSRNHALVWFDHKTGKFYLQDTKSSNGTFINSQRLSRGSEESPPCEVLSGDIIQFGVDVTENTRKVTHGCIVSAIKLFLPDGNEARRRSDVIQPPLPLPIDKVAANTPSMYSQELFQLSQYLQEALHREQMLEQKLATLQRLLANTQEASESSWQALIDEDRLLSRLEVMGSQLQAYSKSQTEDGIRKELLALQEDKHNYETTAKESLRRVLQEKIEVVRKLAEVERSLSNTEDECTHLKEMSERGQEELRELANKYNAAVNEIKELTDKIKAAEGRQEELTQRGAKEKRELELRIEEMEEKEQVLQARIEALQADNDFTNERLAALQVRLEQLQEKSIKENNSLEEPVKDEQSLQTPETQREDGDDEDEDTDTDDGAVGHDEDIDDNCHVNNSGEDSTRIQHFIECSSVKQLKESVSSSIHKLANFDEMLDVHLQNNQRAEDDILGSPDHLQGTQIDAKESDMSDTLSPSKDRSSDDTSDGNMEDQELNEPQNRVALLKAELHRAGLEPGDTEQVIHHLHRELLEAQEMANTGKQRCLELQALLEEERRSNCQQTEESTKQIQYLQSQLGKLQADMEALREQRESTICTTREELYSAQEEILVLRHAMEAATVEREQDIAALQADLGSVRSELEHWRSTAAKYGEEIGRLQEAFRQQQQHQNTATQLQVECGELQQRCACLQQECDGLRSERTALSDKLLRLETELSSTKEHSQVLSSNLVSLEKREEVLQDKLGSLENQHVQDASRLRTQLDQAQAHTHTLQKEYEDTQSQLLALRQRYERTEKEKLSIHQQLEQCKSSLKLLQDKTGSSGWSSWMPVIAVMVAVTAAVLYPNFSKSSAT, from the exons ATGCCTTCTGCGCTGGCCGTGTTCGCCTGCCGACCCAACTCGCACCCGTTCCAGGAGCGACACGTGTACCTGGATGAGCCGGTCAAGATTGGCAGGTCCGTGGCTCGGTGTCGTCCAGCCCAGAACAATGCCACCTTTGACTGCAAGGTGCTGTCCAGGAATCATGCACTTGTCTGGTTCGACCACAAAACTGGCAAG TTCTACCTGCAGGACACTAAAAGCAGCAATGGAACCTTCATCAACAGCCAGAGGTTGAGCCGTGGCTCAGAGGAGAGTCCTCCCTGTGAAGTGCTGTCTGGAGACATCATTCAGTTTGGTGTAGACGTTACTGAGAACACACGTAAAG TTACTCATGGCTGCATCGTATCTGCAATCAAACTCTTCTTACCTGATGGAAATGAGGCGCGCAGACGAAGCGA TGTCATCCAGCCTCCCCTGCCACTGCCTATCGACAAG GTTGCTGCAAACACTCCCAGTATGTACTCTCAGGAACTGTTCCAGCTGTCCCAGTACCTGCAG GAAGCCTTACACAgagagcagatgttggagcAGAAGCTAGCGACTCTGCAGCGTCTTTTGGCTAACACTCAGGAGGCCTCAGAGAGCAGCTGGCAG GCCTTGATCGATGAAGACCGTCTGCTTTCCAGACTGGAAGTGATGGGCAGTCAGCTGCAGGCGTATTCTAAG TCCCAAACGGAGGATGGAATTCGTAAAGAACTCTTGGCTCTTCAGGAAGACAAACACAACTATGAGACAACTGCAAAGGAGTCTCTGAGGAGAGTTTTGCAGGAAAAGATTGAGGTGGTCCGAAAGCTTGCTGAGGTGGAG CGGTCTCTCAGCAACACGGAGGATGAGTGCACCCACCTGAAGGAGATGTCTGAAAGGGgccaggaggagctcagggagcTGGCCAACAAATATAATGCTGCAGTCAATGAGATCAAAGAGCTCACCGACAAAATTAAG gcagcagagggCCGGCAGGAGGAGCTGACCCAGCGGGGGGCGAAGGAGAAGAGGGAGTTGGAGTTACGGAttgaggagatggaggaaaaagagcaGGTTCTTCAGGCTCGCATCGAAGCTCTGCAGGCCGACAACGACTTCACCAATGAGCGGCTGGCTGCGCTGCAgg TGCGGttagagcagctgcaggaaaaaagcaTAAAAGAGAACAACAGCCTGG AGGAGCCTGTGAAGGATGAACAGAGTCTTCAGACCCCTGAGACCCAGagggaggatggtgatgatgaagatgaggacacagacacagatgatgGTGCAGTTGGTCATGATGAAGATATTGATG ACAACTGTCATGTTAACAACAGTGGAGAGGACTCAACTAGAATCCAACACTTTATAGAGTGTTCAT CTGTGAAACAGTTGAAGGAGAGTGTGAGTTCATCGATCCACAAACTGGCCAACTTTGATG aaaTGTTGGACGTACATTTACAGAACAACCAAAGGGCAGAAGACGACATCCTGGGCAGCCCTGATCATCTCCAAG GAACTCAGATTGACGCCAAAGAGTCGGATATGTCAGACACTCTGAGTCCCAGCAAAGACCGCAGCAGTGATGATACATCGG ATGGAAATATGGAGGACCAGGAGCTCAATGAACCACAGAACAGAGTAGCTTTGCTCAAAG CTGAGCTGCACCGGGCCGGTCTTGAGCCGGGAGACAcagagcaggtcatccaccatCTCCatagagaacttctggaggccCAGGAGATGGCCAACACTGGCAAACAGAGATGTCTGGAGTTACAAG CCCTgctagaggaggagaggagaagtaacTGCCAGCAGACTGAAGAGTCCACCAAGCAGATCCAGTACCTGCAGA GTCAGCTCGGAAAGCTGCAGGCGGATATGGAAGCTCtcagggagcagagggagagcacCATCTGCACCACCCGAGAGGAACTTTACTCCGCCCAAGAAGAG ATTCTTGTTTTGCGGCACGCCATGGAGGCTGCCACTGTGGAGCGCGAGCAGGATATAGCCGCCCTGCAGGCTGACCTGGGCTCCGTCAGATCCGAGTTGGAGCACTGGAGGAGCACAGCTGCGAAGTACGGGGAGGAGATAGGTCGTCTGCAGGAGGctttcaggcagcagcagcagcaccagaacacTGCCACCCAGCTGCAGG TGGAGTgtggtgagctgcagcagcggtgTGCCTGCTTGCAGCAGGAATGTGACGGCCTGAGAAGTGAAAGAACGGCTCTTTCAGACAAACTGCTGCGCCTGGAGACTGAACTCAGCAG CACCAAAGAGCACAGTCAAGTCCTCAGCAGCAATTTGGTGTCcctggagaaaagggaggaagtcCTGCAGGACAAGCTGGGTTCTCTAGAAAATCAACACGTGCAGGACGCCAGCAGGTTGAGGACccagctggaccaggctcaggcccacacacacacattacagaaGGAG taTGAAGACACACAGTCACAGCTTTTGGCGCTTCGTCAGCGTTACGAGAGGacggagaaggagaagctgagcatccaccagcagctggaacagtgcaaaagcagcctgaagctgctgcaggacaagaCCGGCTCT AGTggctggagctcctggatgcCGGTCATCGCAGTGATGGTCGCCGTGACGGCAGCTGTGCTCTATCCCAACTTCTCCAAGAGCAGCGCCACCtag
- the slmapa gene encoding sarcolemma associated protein a isoform X5 yields the protein MPSALAVFACRPNSHPFQERHVYLDEPVKIGRSVARCRPAQNNATFDCKVLSRNHALVWFDHKTGKFYLQDTKSSNGTFINSQRLSRGSEESPPCEVLSGDIIQFGVDVTENTRKVTHGCIVSAIKLFLPDGNEARRRSDVIQPPLPLPIDKVAANTPSMYSQELFQLSQYLQEALHREQMLEQKLATLQRLLANTQEASESSWQALIDEDRLLSRLEVMGSQLQAYSKSQTEDGIRKELLALQEDKHNYETTAKESLRRVLQEKIEVVRKLAEVERSLSNTEDECTHLKEMSERGQEELRELANKYNAAVNEIKELTDKIKAAEGRQEELTQRGAKEKRELELRIEEMEEKEQVLQARIEALQADNDFTNERLAALQVRLEQLQEKSIKENNSLEEPVKDEQSLQTPETQREDGDDEDEDTDTDDGAVGHDEDIDAVKQLKESVSSSIHKLANFDEMLDVHLQNNQRAEDDILGSPDHLQGTQIDAKESDMSDTLSPSKDRSSDDTSDGNMEDQELNEPQNRVALLKAELHRAGLEPGDTEQVIHHLHRELLEAQEMANTGKQRCLELQALLEEERRSNCQQTEESTKQIQYLQSQLGKLQADMEALREQRESTICTTREELYSAQEEILVLRHAMEAATVEREQDIAALQADLGSVRSELEHWRSTAAKYGEEIGRLQEAFRQQQQHQNTATQLQVECGELQQRCACLQQECDGLRSERTALSDKLLRLETELSSTKEHSQVLSSNLVSLEKREEVLQDKLGSLENQHVQDASRLRTQLDQAQAHTHTLQKEYEDTQSQLLALRQRYERTEKEKLSIHQQLEQCKSSLKLLQDKTGSSGWSSWMPVIAVMVAVTAAVLYPNFSKSSAT from the exons ATGCCTTCTGCGCTGGCCGTGTTCGCCTGCCGACCCAACTCGCACCCGTTCCAGGAGCGACACGTGTACCTGGATGAGCCGGTCAAGATTGGCAGGTCCGTGGCTCGGTGTCGTCCAGCCCAGAACAATGCCACCTTTGACTGCAAGGTGCTGTCCAGGAATCATGCACTTGTCTGGTTCGACCACAAAACTGGCAAG TTCTACCTGCAGGACACTAAAAGCAGCAATGGAACCTTCATCAACAGCCAGAGGTTGAGCCGTGGCTCAGAGGAGAGTCCTCCCTGTGAAGTGCTGTCTGGAGACATCATTCAGTTTGGTGTAGACGTTACTGAGAACACACGTAAAG TTACTCATGGCTGCATCGTATCTGCAATCAAACTCTTCTTACCTGATGGAAATGAGGCGCGCAGACGAAGCGA TGTCATCCAGCCTCCCCTGCCACTGCCTATCGACAAG GTTGCTGCAAACACTCCCAGTATGTACTCTCAGGAACTGTTCCAGCTGTCCCAGTACCTGCAG GAAGCCTTACACAgagagcagatgttggagcAGAAGCTAGCGACTCTGCAGCGTCTTTTGGCTAACACTCAGGAGGCCTCAGAGAGCAGCTGGCAG GCCTTGATCGATGAAGACCGTCTGCTTTCCAGACTGGAAGTGATGGGCAGTCAGCTGCAGGCGTATTCTAAG TCCCAAACGGAGGATGGAATTCGTAAAGAACTCTTGGCTCTTCAGGAAGACAAACACAACTATGAGACAACTGCAAAGGAGTCTCTGAGGAGAGTTTTGCAGGAAAAGATTGAGGTGGTCCGAAAGCTTGCTGAGGTGGAG CGGTCTCTCAGCAACACGGAGGATGAGTGCACCCACCTGAAGGAGATGTCTGAAAGGGgccaggaggagctcagggagcTGGCCAACAAATATAATGCTGCAGTCAATGAGATCAAAGAGCTCACCGACAAAATTAAG gcagcagagggCCGGCAGGAGGAGCTGACCCAGCGGGGGGCGAAGGAGAAGAGGGAGTTGGAGTTACGGAttgaggagatggaggaaaaagagcaGGTTCTTCAGGCTCGCATCGAAGCTCTGCAGGCCGACAACGACTTCACCAATGAGCGGCTGGCTGCGCTGCAgg TGCGGttagagcagctgcaggaaaaaagcaTAAAAGAGAACAACAGCCTGG AGGAGCCTGTGAAGGATGAACAGAGTCTTCAGACCCCTGAGACCCAGagggaggatggtgatgatgaagatgaggacacagacacagatgatgGTGCAGTTGGTCATGATGAAGATATTGATG CTGTGAAACAGTTGAAGGAGAGTGTGAGTTCATCGATCCACAAACTGGCCAACTTTGATG aaaTGTTGGACGTACATTTACAGAACAACCAAAGGGCAGAAGACGACATCCTGGGCAGCCCTGATCATCTCCAAG GAACTCAGATTGACGCCAAAGAGTCGGATATGTCAGACACTCTGAGTCCCAGCAAAGACCGCAGCAGTGATGATACATCGG ATGGAAATATGGAGGACCAGGAGCTCAATGAACCACAGAACAGAGTAGCTTTGCTCAAAG CTGAGCTGCACCGGGCCGGTCTTGAGCCGGGAGACAcagagcaggtcatccaccatCTCCatagagaacttctggaggccCAGGAGATGGCCAACACTGGCAAACAGAGATGTCTGGAGTTACAAG CCCTgctagaggaggagaggagaagtaacTGCCAGCAGACTGAAGAGTCCACCAAGCAGATCCAGTACCTGCAGA GTCAGCTCGGAAAGCTGCAGGCGGATATGGAAGCTCtcagggagcagagggagagcacCATCTGCACCACCCGAGAGGAACTTTACTCCGCCCAAGAAGAG ATTCTTGTTTTGCGGCACGCCATGGAGGCTGCCACTGTGGAGCGCGAGCAGGATATAGCCGCCCTGCAGGCTGACCTGGGCTCCGTCAGATCCGAGTTGGAGCACTGGAGGAGCACAGCTGCGAAGTACGGGGAGGAGATAGGTCGTCTGCAGGAGGctttcaggcagcagcagcagcaccagaacacTGCCACCCAGCTGCAGG TGGAGTgtggtgagctgcagcagcggtgTGCCTGCTTGCAGCAGGAATGTGACGGCCTGAGAAGTGAAAGAACGGCTCTTTCAGACAAACTGCTGCGCCTGGAGACTGAACTCAGCAG CACCAAAGAGCACAGTCAAGTCCTCAGCAGCAATTTGGTGTCcctggagaaaagggaggaagtcCTGCAGGACAAGCTGGGTTCTCTAGAAAATCAACACGTGCAGGACGCCAGCAGGTTGAGGACccagctggaccaggctcaggcccacacacacacattacagaaGGAG taTGAAGACACACAGTCACAGCTTTTGGCGCTTCGTCAGCGTTACGAGAGGacggagaaggagaagctgagcatccaccagcagctggaacagtgcaaaagcagcctgaagctgctgcaggacaagaCCGGCTCT AGTggctggagctcctggatgcCGGTCATCGCAGTGATGGTCGCCGTGACGGCAGCTGTGCTCTATCCCAACTTCTCCAAGAGCAGCGCCACCtag